Proteins co-encoded in one Callospermophilus lateralis isolate mCalLat2 chromosome 2, mCalLat2.hap1, whole genome shotgun sequence genomic window:
- the LOC143390491 gene encoding olfactory receptor 8K3-like, with the protein MDNHNLTVLKEFILMGITDIPELQAPLFVLFLIVYMISVVGNLGLIILTNIDSHLHIPMYFFLRHLSFTDLGYSTAVGPKMLVDFVAERPTISYSWCATQLTFFSVFIINEVFILSTMAYDRYVAICNPLLYTVIMSQALCHVLVAITYLYSVFLSLLTIIKIFTSPFCGQNAIRHFYCDSLPLISLLCSDTHEIRLIILIFTAFNLISSLLIVLVSYILILVTILRMNSAEGKYKAFSTCGSHLTAVMVFYGTLFFMYVQPKSSHSFDTDKVASVFYTLVIPMLNPMIYSFRNKEVKNALQRTWKMCAHILFKN; encoded by the coding sequence ATGGACAACCACAATCTAACAGTGCTGAAAGAATTCATCTTAATGGGAATCACAGACATCCCTGAACTGCAGGCTCCATTATTTGTGCTTTTCCTCATTGTGTACATGATCTCAGTGGTTGGTAACTTGGGCTTGATTATCCTCACCAATATAGATTCACACTTGCACATACCCATGTACTTTTTCCTCAGACACTTGTCTTTCACAGATCTTGGTTATTCAACAGCTGTTGGACCCAAAATGTTAGTAGATTTTGTGGCCGAGCGACCTACAATCTCCTACTCTTGGTGTGCTACCCAACTCACCTTCTTCAGTGTGTTCATTATTAATGAAGTTTTCATTCTGTCAACaatggcctatgaccgctatgtggccatctgtaACCCCTTGCTCTACACAGTCATCATGTCACAAGCATTGTGTCATGTGCTGGTGGCAATCACTTATCTCTACAGTGTCTTTTTATCTTTGCTGACCATCATAAAAATTTTCACTTCTCCATTTTGTGGACAAAATGCCATCAGGCATTTTTACTGTGATAGTCTGCCTTTGATATCTTTGCTGTGCTCAGACACACATGAAATTAGGCTGATCATTCTAATATTTACAGCTTTCAATTTGATTTCATCTCTGCTGATAGTCCTTGTCTCCTACATTCTAATCCTTGTCACGATCCTCAGGATGAACTCTGCAGAAGGCAAGTACaaggccttctccacctgtgggtCTCACCTGACAGCTGTAATGGTATTCTATGGGACTCTGTTCTTTATGTATGTGCAGCCTAAGTCCAGCCATTCCTTTGACACTGATAAAGTGGCCTCTGTATTTTACACTCTGGTGATACCCATGCTAAATCCCATGATCTATAGTTTCAGGAATAAAGAAGTGAAAAATGCCCTACAGAGAACCTGGAAAATGTGTGCACATATtctgtttaaaaattaa